In Spirosoma aureum, a single genomic region encodes these proteins:
- a CDS encoding alpha/beta hydrolase family esterase, translated as MLRFSCLFILFGIGTSFAQKPLLTDSILVEGHYRTFHFLKPPKPNSTLIFVLHGSGGDGLGIQKGAGKLEEKSDTENLLLVYPDGYKRYWNECRKTANSAANLENIDENTFFGEMITYFDAKYKINAKQIFAIGTSGGGHMAYKLALTMPEKFRAISALIANLPDTNNLDCPEKRVPIPVMIVNGTDDKVNPYNGGEVITGTISLGLVRSTDRTFSYWASLAGYQNKPLKETLPDTDPADGKTIERYTYKLKGKPEITLLKVLGGKHDYPNDINVYLESWNFFKRQLIP; from the coding sequence ATGCTTCGCTTCAGCTGCCTTTTTATTCTTTTCGGAATCGGTACTTCATTTGCCCAAAAGCCACTACTAACCGACTCCATTTTGGTAGAAGGTCATTATCGAACCTTCCATTTCCTTAAACCGCCGAAACCCAATTCAACATTAATTTTTGTGCTGCATGGTTCGGGAGGAGACGGGTTGGGCATTCAAAAAGGAGCCGGCAAACTGGAGGAAAAATCAGATACTGAAAACCTCTTGCTTGTCTATCCAGACGGCTACAAACGTTACTGGAATGAATGTAGAAAAACGGCTAATTCGGCGGCTAACCTGGAGAATATCGACGAAAATACTTTCTTCGGAGAAATGATCACCTATTTCGATGCGAAATACAAAATCAATGCAAAGCAGATTTTTGCCATAGGCACATCGGGAGGTGGCCATATGGCCTATAAGCTTGCTCTAACCATGCCCGAAAAGTTTCGGGCCATATCCGCGCTGATCGCGAACCTTCCGGACACAAACAATCTGGATTGCCCCGAGAAACGAGTTCCGATTCCCGTCATGATTGTCAACGGCACCGACGACAAAGTTAATCCCTACAATGGTGGAGAGGTTATTACCGGAACGATTAGCCTGGGCCTCGTTCGATCCACCGACCGCACGTTCAGTTACTGGGCCTCCCTCGCAGGCTATCAGAATAAACCACTAAAGGAAACCCTTCCTGACACTGACCCAGCCGATGGAAAAACGATTGAGCGGTATACCTACAAATTAAAGGGCAAACCCGAAATCACGCTGCTAAAAGTCCTTGGAGGCAAACATGACTACCCCAACGATATAAATGTTTATCTCGAATCCTGGAATTTCTTTAAACGGCAACTGATTCCCTGA
- a CDS encoding acetyl-CoA C-acyltransferase — protein MDAYIVAGYRTAVSKAPRGGLRFTRPDDLAAEVIKHLISQVPNFDPARVEDLIVGNAVPEAEQGMQIARYIALLSLPNSVPGMTINRYCGSGLEAIAIASAKIHAGLADCIIAGGTESMSLVPVMGWKTALNYEIAKAHPDYYIGMGLTAEQVAQQFKISRDAQDEFALESHQKALAAQKDGKFADEIVPIKVSETYFDSESNKKKTREWTVAQDEGPRKDTSAEGLARLKPVFTAGGSVTAGNSSQTSDGAAFVIVMSERLVNELNLQPIARMVSYATAGVEPRIMGIGPVAAIPIALQKAGLKQDDIELIELNEAFAAQSLAVIQELGLDRSKINPNGGAIALGHALGSTGARLSVQLLNEMRRRNQKYGMVSACVGGGQGVAGIFERLN, from the coding sequence ATGGACGCATACATTGTAGCCGGATATCGTACTGCCGTGAGTAAAGCCCCACGCGGAGGTCTCCGTTTCACTCGCCCCGACGATCTGGCGGCTGAAGTCATTAAGCATTTAATCAGTCAGGTTCCTAATTTTGATCCTGCCCGCGTTGAAGACCTTATCGTTGGAAACGCCGTACCCGAAGCTGAGCAGGGCATGCAGATCGCCCGTTATATTGCCTTATTATCGCTGCCAAACAGTGTGCCGGGTATGACCATCAATCGCTATTGCGGTTCTGGACTTGAAGCCATCGCTATTGCATCCGCCAAGATTCATGCTGGTCTGGCAGACTGCATCATAGCCGGTGGTACTGAGTCAATGTCACTTGTCCCGGTAATGGGCTGGAAAACAGCCTTGAATTACGAAATCGCGAAGGCACATCCTGACTATTATATTGGTATGGGTTTAACGGCCGAGCAGGTTGCTCAGCAGTTTAAGATTAGCCGTGACGCACAGGATGAATTCGCCCTTGAATCCCATCAAAAAGCGCTGGCCGCTCAGAAAGACGGAAAGTTTGCGGATGAGATTGTTCCAATTAAGGTGAGCGAAACCTATTTCGACTCAGAAAGCAATAAAAAGAAAACCCGCGAATGGACCGTTGCTCAGGACGAAGGGCCACGCAAGGATACCAGTGCCGAAGGACTGGCGAGATTGAAACCTGTTTTCACCGCAGGCGGATCGGTAACGGCGGGTAATTCATCGCAGACTTCAGACGGAGCAGCTTTTGTCATCGTTATGTCGGAGCGGCTTGTCAATGAATTGAACCTGCAACCCATTGCCCGAATGGTTTCCTATGCCACGGCCGGTGTTGAGCCCCGCATTATGGGTATTGGTCCTGTAGCGGCCATCCCGATCGCCTTGCAAAAGGCAGGGCTGAAGCAGGATGACATTGAGCTGATTGAGCTAAATGAGGCTTTTGCAGCCCAGTCTCTGGCAGTTATTCAGGAATTAGGCCTGGACCGAAGTAAGATTAATCCGAACGGCGGAGCCATTGCGCTTGGGCATGCACTTGGTTCGACAGGTGCCCGGCTATCCGTGCAATTGCTGAACGAAATGCGCCGTCGCAATCAAAAATACGGTATGGTCTCCGCCTGCGTAGGCGGAGGACAAGGGGTTGCTGGTATTTTCGAGCGCCTGAATTAA
- a CDS encoding acyl-CoA dehydrogenase family protein — protein sequence MISTEPKASIKGGEFLIKETEAAHVFIPEEFTEEQQMIAASSREFLEREIWPRLNEIDNAKSPELISSLMDKAGELGLLGTSVPEEFGGFGMNFNTSMLVAEVTGAGHSFSVALSAHTGIGTLPIVYYGNDDQKSKYLPKLATGEWKAAYCLTEPDSGSDANSGKMKATLTEDGKFYVLNGQKMWITNGGFADLYIVFAKIDDGSGQTDKNLSAFIVERAYEGITMNEPEHKMGIKGSDTRQIFFNDVKVPVENLLSERGNGFKIAVNILNIGRIKLGIAAVGGSKEVINHAIRYANERKQFKTPISQFGAIKHKLAEMALKVYASETASYRAGQNIDDLIEDFKSQGLEDGPAKLKALEQFAIECAIMKVHGSEVLDYVVDEGVQVYGGMGYSADAPMDRSYRDARINRIFEGTNEINRMLVVDMLLKRAMKGELDLMGPAMAVAKEIMSIPDFNSEEEEGLFVAEKKVLRNLKKAALMVAGAAVQKFMMNLSNEQEILMNVADMAIEIYVAESVLLRVEKLIGIKGEDAVALQKQMATIYLHEAVEKVNNAGRAAITSFAEGDELRGMLMGLKRFTKIEPMNLKDARRQIADAIIAQNKYIF from the coding sequence ATGATTTCGACAGAACCCAAAGCCTCCATTAAAGGTGGCGAATTTCTGATCAAAGAAACTGAAGCGGCACACGTTTTTATTCCTGAAGAATTTACTGAAGAACAACAGATGATTGCCGCCAGCAGTCGCGAATTTCTGGAACGCGAAATCTGGCCTCGCCTGAATGAAATTGATAATGCCAAGTCGCCCGAGCTGATTTCATCGCTGATGGACAAGGCAGGTGAACTGGGCTTACTCGGAACATCCGTACCTGAGGAGTTTGGTGGTTTCGGCATGAACTTTAACACGTCTATGCTGGTAGCCGAAGTGACGGGCGCAGGTCATTCGTTCTCGGTCGCGTTATCAGCCCACACCGGTATTGGTACCTTGCCGATCGTTTACTACGGCAACGACGATCAAAAATCGAAGTATTTACCCAAGCTGGCAACGGGCGAATGGAAAGCGGCTTACTGCCTGACGGAACCAGACTCAGGCTCAGACGCCAATTCGGGTAAAATGAAAGCTACGTTGACTGAAGACGGTAAATTCTACGTGCTGAACGGTCAGAAAATGTGGATTACCAACGGAGGTTTTGCGGACCTGTATATTGTTTTCGCCAAAATAGACGATGGCAGTGGCCAAACCGATAAAAACCTGTCCGCATTTATTGTCGAGCGCGCCTATGAAGGCATTACGATGAATGAACCGGAGCACAAGATGGGGATTAAAGGTTCTGACACCCGTCAGATCTTCTTCAACGATGTGAAAGTGCCCGTTGAAAACCTGCTATCTGAACGTGGTAACGGTTTCAAAATCGCCGTAAATATTCTGAATATTGGTCGGATTAAACTGGGAATTGCCGCTGTTGGTGGTTCAAAAGAAGTCATTAATCACGCCATTCGGTACGCAAACGAGCGGAAGCAATTCAAAACGCCAATTTCGCAGTTTGGGGCTATTAAGCACAAATTGGCAGAAATGGCACTGAAAGTATATGCTTCCGAGACAGCCAGTTATCGTGCCGGACAGAATATTGATGACCTGATCGAAGATTTTAAAAGTCAGGGTCTGGAAGATGGTCCGGCTAAGTTGAAAGCCCTGGAACAATTTGCCATCGAATGTGCCATCATGAAAGTACACGGCTCCGAAGTACTCGACTACGTTGTCGATGAAGGAGTACAGGTATATGGCGGGATGGGCTATTCAGCCGATGCGCCGATGGATCGCTCCTACCGCGATGCTCGTATCAATCGAATCTTCGAAGGAACCAACGAGATTAACCGGATGCTGGTTGTTGACATGCTGTTAAAGCGTGCCATGAAAGGTGAACTTGATTTAATGGGTCCGGCTATGGCTGTAGCTAAAGAGATCATGTCGATTCCGGATTTCAACTCGGAGGAAGAAGAAGGACTTTTCGTTGCCGAGAAAAAAGTACTTCGAAATCTGAAAAAAGCAGCCCTCATGGTAGCTGGTGCTGCCGTACAGAAATTCATGATGAACCTATCGAACGAGCAGGAAATTCTGATGAATGTTGCCGATATGGCCATCGAAATTTATGTGGCCGAATCGGTACTGCTACGCGTTGAAAAGCTCATTGGCATCAAAGGTGAAGATGCAGTTGCCTTACAAAAGCAAATGGCAACGATCTATTTGCACGAAGCTGTCGAGAAAGTAAATAATGCCGGACGAGCAGCGATCACTTCCTTTGCTGAAGGCGATGAACTACGTGGAATGTTGATGGGATTGAAACGGTTCACTAAAATCGAGCCGATGAATCTCAAGGATGCCCGTCGTCAGATTGCCGATGCGATCATTGCCCAGAACAAATATATTTTCTGA
- a CDS encoding Gfo/Idh/MocA family protein, with the protein MQPTSLSRRNFLAGLGASALALPALTDVFGNPIQSDSPNQGRKLGIALVGLGYYSKNLLAPALQQTQNCRLAGIVTGTPSKVEEWKQKYNIPQANVYDYKTFDRIADNKDIDVVYVVLPNSMHEEFVVRAAQAGKHVICEKPMAITPKACQNMIDACKKANKQLAIGYRLHYEPFTKEVMRLGQEKVFGPVKFVESSDGFRSGDPNQWRLKKSMAGGGPLMDVGIYAIQGARYVTGEEPISVTAQFAPKTDPQKFKDVEEAMFWQFQFPSGAMSNSTTSYAAGVERLYASCEKGWFELAPAFGYGPLKGRTSKGPIEQPVVNHQAAHMDGVCKDLLDGKNLPDHITGEEGLRDVKLLEAIYQAAETGRKIQLKS; encoded by the coding sequence ATGCAACCAACCTCCCTTTCGCGTAGAAACTTCCTGGCGGGCCTCGGCGCATCGGCTCTTGCACTACCCGCTCTGACCGATGTGTTCGGCAATCCGATTCAGTCTGATTCACCAAATCAGGGCAGAAAATTAGGCATTGCCTTAGTTGGACTGGGGTATTATAGCAAAAACCTATTAGCGCCAGCGTTGCAGCAAACCCAAAATTGTCGGCTGGCAGGTATTGTAACAGGTACTCCTTCAAAAGTTGAAGAATGGAAACAGAAGTATAACATTCCACAAGCGAATGTGTACGACTATAAAACATTCGATCGCATCGCCGACAACAAAGACATCGATGTCGTGTATGTTGTGTTGCCTAATTCAATGCACGAGGAATTTGTTGTTCGGGCAGCTCAGGCGGGCAAACACGTCATTTGTGAGAAGCCTATGGCCATTACGCCCAAAGCGTGTCAGAACATGATAGACGCCTGTAAAAAGGCAAATAAGCAACTGGCCATCGGTTATCGCCTTCACTATGAACCATTTACAAAAGAAGTAATGCGACTTGGCCAGGAGAAAGTTTTTGGTCCTGTCAAATTCGTGGAAAGTAGCGATGGTTTTCGGAGTGGTGACCCCAATCAGTGGCGTTTAAAGAAAAGTATGGCTGGTGGTGGTCCTCTGATGGATGTAGGCATCTACGCCATACAAGGAGCGCGCTACGTAACGGGTGAGGAACCAATTTCAGTGACAGCCCAGTTTGCGCCTAAAACGGATCCACAAAAGTTTAAGGATGTTGAAGAAGCAATGTTCTGGCAGTTTCAATTTCCAAGTGGGGCAATGTCCAATTCGACAACCAGCTATGCAGCCGGTGTGGAACGGCTTTACGCTTCCTGCGAAAAAGGATGGTTTGAATTAGCCCCTGCGTTTGGTTACGGACCACTCAAAGGCCGCACAAGTAAAGGCCCCATTGAGCAACCCGTTGTCAATCATCAGGCTGCACATATGGATGGTGTGTGTAAAGATTTACTGGATGGCAAAAACCTACCCGATCACATTACTGGTGAAGAGGGACTGCGGGATGTCAAGTTGTTAGAGGCCATTTATCAGGCAGCAGAAACCGGCCGAAAAATTCAATTAAAATCGTAG
- a CDS encoding anhydro-N-acetylmuramic acid kinase, with protein sequence MNPQIQHLYDIATKPERRIIGLMSGTSLDGLDIALCRISGSGPATAVVLDRFTTIPYNDDFKEEIRTIFAKREIDFERLCLLNPYIGRLHGQLILDCLHAWEIEPDAVDIVASHGQTVYHAPRSQHRHDRFPNATLQIGDGDHIAATTGIITFSDFRQKHVAMGGEGAPLAVYGDYFMFSKKGENRILLNMGGIANFTYLPADEDASKVFTTDTGPGNTLLDAYARRLLNKPYDEDGQLAASGKVNDALLNSLKNNPFFDAPFPKTTGPEVFNVAYVQEAQTRSQTSDLSSADLMATLVQFSAITIGSAIRRVIHEDETHIYMSGGGMHNPMLTGAIQKLLPGCQFDSTNKLGINGDAKEAVLFAVLANESLAGGTTSFGDRQGVPTVSMGKVSFPR encoded by the coding sequence ATGAACCCGCAGATTCAACATCTCTATGATATTGCTACAAAACCCGAACGTCGGATTATTGGTTTAATGTCTGGTACTTCGCTCGACGGACTCGATATTGCTCTGTGCCGAATTTCAGGTAGTGGACCCGCTACAGCAGTTGTGCTCGACCGTTTTACGACCATACCCTATAACGACGATTTTAAAGAGGAGATTCGAACCATCTTTGCCAAACGTGAAATTGACTTCGAGCGGTTGTGTTTATTGAACCCTTATATCGGTCGGCTACACGGCCAACTGATTCTTGATTGCCTGCATGCGTGGGAAATTGAACCAGATGCCGTTGATATCGTCGCCAGTCATGGCCAAACAGTTTATCATGCCCCCAGAAGTCAGCACCGGCATGATAGGTTTCCCAATGCCACGCTTCAGATTGGTGATGGAGACCATATAGCGGCTACTACGGGTATTATCACATTTAGCGACTTTCGACAGAAGCACGTAGCAATGGGCGGAGAAGGAGCGCCATTGGCTGTTTACGGCGATTATTTTATGTTTTCTAAAAAGGGTGAGAACCGAATCCTGCTCAACATGGGCGGTATTGCTAATTTTACCTACCTACCTGCTGATGAGGATGCCAGTAAAGTATTCACGACCGATACAGGGCCTGGTAATACGCTTCTGGATGCCTACGCCCGACGGTTGTTGAATAAGCCATACGATGAAGACGGCCAGCTTGCTGCCAGTGGCAAGGTGAATGATGCTTTACTCAATTCGCTCAAAAATAATCCATTTTTTGACGCACCTTTTCCTAAAACCACTGGTCCGGAAGTCTTCAATGTGGCTTACGTGCAAGAAGCACAGACCAGAAGTCAGACGTCCGATCTGTCATCTGCCGACCTGATGGCAACACTTGTTCAGTTTAGTGCCATCACGATTGGCAGTGCCATCCGACGCGTTATACACGAAGACGAAACGCACATCTATATGAGTGGTGGAGGTATGCATAACCCGATGCTAACCGGAGCGATCCAAAAATTGTTGCCGGGTTGCCAGTTCGACTCGACTAACAAGCTAGGCATCAATGGCGATGCTAAAGAAGCCGTATTGTTTGCCGTACTGGCGAATGAGAGTCTTGCTGGGGGGACAACCTCCTTTGGCGACCGGCAGGGCGTGCCAACCGTGTCGATGGGGAAAGTAAGTTTTCCGAGGTGA
- a CDS encoding fructosamine kinase family protein yields the protein MNFWGDEQFSFFESILFSALGQPVEVIETQFLSGGDINTAAQVFSSEGVFFIKWNHTDQQDMFETEARGLDLLRQTDALHIPQVIGYGQQLDKSYLILEYIDPGSPAKNYWESLGQALAVMHSHTQTKFGLNFSNYIGSLPQTNTLTVNGADFFFEQRLLPQAGLALYKGLLSKTAYDALFRLQARLPELIPNERPALLHGDLWSGNVMVTEAGQPALIDPSVYYGFREAELAFTKLFGGFAQRFYEAYDEAFPLLDGFNDRVAIYNLYPLLVHVNLFGSGYVSGVERVLNQF from the coding sequence ATGAATTTCTGGGGTGACGAACAATTTTCCTTTTTTGAAAGCATTCTGTTTTCGGCGCTTGGCCAGCCGGTAGAGGTCATAGAAACCCAATTTTTGTCTGGGGGTGATATCAACACGGCTGCGCAGGTATTTTCTTCGGAAGGTGTTTTTTTCATTAAATGGAATCATACCGACCAGCAGGATATGTTCGAAACTGAAGCCCGTGGTCTTGATTTACTCCGCCAAACCGACGCCCTGCACATACCGCAGGTAATTGGGTATGGTCAACAGCTCGATAAATCGTACCTGATTCTTGAATACATCGATCCAGGCTCACCCGCTAAAAATTATTGGGAATCGCTGGGTCAGGCATTGGCGGTGATGCATTCTCATACACAAACCAAATTCGGCTTAAATTTCAGTAACTACATTGGCTCACTACCCCAGACCAACACACTTACGGTTAATGGGGCCGATTTCTTTTTTGAGCAACGCTTGCTCCCTCAGGCCGGTCTGGCGCTGTATAAAGGCTTACTATCAAAAACGGCCTACGACGCTCTATTTCGATTGCAGGCTCGTTTGCCCGAATTAATTCCTAATGAGCGCCCTGCCCTCCTTCATGGCGATTTATGGTCGGGAAATGTGATGGTGACCGAGGCCGGTCAACCCGCATTAATTGACCCATCGGTCTACTATGGTTTCCGCGAAGCCGAGTTGGCTTTTACTAAATTATTTGGCGGATTTGCCCAACGCTTCTACGAAGCATATGACGAGGCTTTCCCACTTTTGGACGGTTTCAATGACCGGGTGGCTATCTATAATCTTTATCCATTGCTGGTCCATGTGAATCTGTTTGGCTCCGGATACGTTAGCGGTGTGGAGCGTGTGTTAAATCAGTTTTAA
- a CDS encoding DEAD/DEAH box helicase, with protein MEITSFEQFELNRQLLNAIADLGYTEPTPIQQKTIPLSLGNHDVLGIAQTGTGKTAAYLLPLLMKIKYAQGTVPRALILAPTRELVMQINEAVSELGKYTDLRHLALYGGLGPKTQIETLRKGVDLLVATPGRFMDLYRMGEIVTKDIRTMILDEADKMMDMGFMPQIRSILEVIPTKRQNLLFSATFGGRVERLSSEFLEAPIKIEVTPQASTAEMVNQVLYEVPNFRTKINLLDYLINKDAFQRVIIFARSKTTAENIYKFLARKVVETDKIRVIHANKGQNTRINSMEAFKEGNIQVLVATDVASRGIDVIEVSHVINFDVPLIYEDYVHRIGRTGRANHTGEAITFMTIAEEYHIQKIEKIIRMTIPRQPLPGLVEVVETPFDEQQAMLREIDEQRRKEDPTFLGAFHEKKGKNTPSGKDRLKAKSKMTGAKKPASRAAGPRSGASVRKSGGATGGTKRPGARGGRR; from the coding sequence ATGGAAATTACGTCTTTCGAGCAATTTGAGCTTAACCGACAGTTGCTCAATGCGATTGCCGATCTCGGTTATACAGAACCAACACCCATTCAGCAGAAGACCATTCCGCTGAGTTTGGGCAATCATGATGTACTGGGCATTGCGCAGACGGGTACCGGCAAAACAGCAGCTTACCTGTTACCCCTGCTCATGAAAATAAAATACGCACAAGGTACAGTTCCGCGTGCGCTCATTCTGGCCCCTACCCGCGAACTCGTGATGCAGATCAACGAAGCAGTAAGCGAATTGGGAAAGTACACTGACTTGCGGCACCTTGCTTTGTATGGCGGGCTTGGCCCTAAAACGCAGATTGAGACCCTTCGCAAAGGGGTCGATTTGCTTGTAGCAACTCCTGGTCGCTTTATGGACCTGTACCGAATGGGCGAAATTGTCACGAAAGATATTCGGACAATGATTCTCGATGAAGCTGACAAGATGATGGATATGGGCTTTATGCCCCAAATTCGATCCATTCTCGAAGTGATACCAACAAAGCGCCAAAACCTCTTATTTTCAGCTACATTCGGCGGGCGCGTAGAACGGCTTTCGTCAGAATTTCTGGAAGCTCCGATCAAGATAGAAGTAACACCTCAGGCTTCAACGGCCGAAATGGTGAATCAGGTACTCTATGAAGTGCCAAACTTCCGGACGAAGATCAACCTGCTTGATTATCTGATCAATAAAGATGCTTTTCAACGGGTTATCATCTTCGCCCGCTCAAAAACTACCGCTGAAAATATTTATAAGTTTCTGGCACGGAAAGTGGTCGAAACTGATAAGATTCGGGTCATTCACGCTAACAAGGGCCAGAATACACGAATTAATTCGATGGAGGCCTTCAAAGAAGGAAATATTCAGGTGCTGGTTGCCACGGATGTGGCTTCAAGGGGAATTGATGTAATCGAAGTAAGTCACGTTATTAATTTCGATGTTCCACTTATTTACGAAGATTACGTTCACCGAATTGGACGAACAGGGCGCGCGAATCATACCGGTGAAGCGATCACATTTATGACAATTGCGGAGGAATATCACATACAGAAGATTGAAAAGATCATTCGTATGACCATTCCCCGGCAACCTTTACCGGGCCTGGTTGAGGTTGTTGAAACGCCTTTCGACGAACAGCAGGCTATGTTGCGCGAAATTGACGAGCAACGTCGGAAAGAAGATCCAACCTTTTTGGGCGCCTTCCACGAAAAAAAAGGGAAAAATACGCCTAGTGGAAAAGATCGATTAAAGGCAAAATCTAAAATGACGGGTGCCAAGAAACCCGCATCACGAGCCGCAGGGCCACGTTCTGGCGCATCGGTGCGTAAATCAGGGGGGGCAACTGGTGGAACAAAACGCCCGGGGGCACGGGGAGGCCGTCGGTAG
- a CDS encoding tetratricopeptide repeat protein, translated as MNVRMNLVQWSLVMVPFISLAQPKQLITSARPNTARTVSSTATVTERQQSKAEITTDNAASEATGDVNTLPLFGERAKTAVQIDQEIHFLNDCDRNFASRSEASDFFAARGWDYITSGQLDTAAHRFNLSWLLNDRNADAYWGLGVVCYQKENLTDAIRMLKKGLAVEDTNTVLMTDLATVQIKQFQEKAEQDVLMEAEQNLQKSLAIGPANAVSFQKLSLVNFLKADYEKAWEYFHQARSLDLSVLDLNFLNELLTKRPDPKGVFK; from the coding sequence ATGAACGTCCGGATGAATCTGGTGCAGTGGAGTTTGGTAATGGTGCCATTTATATCGTTGGCTCAACCCAAACAGCTTATAACGTCGGCGCGGCCCAATACTGCCCGTACGGTAAGCAGCACAGCAACTGTAACTGAACGGCAGCAGTCAAAAGCTGAAATTACTACGGATAATGCCGCGTCAGAAGCAACTGGCGATGTGAATACGTTGCCTCTTTTCGGCGAACGGGCTAAAACAGCCGTGCAGATCGATCAGGAAATTCACTTTCTGAACGATTGTGACCGAAATTTTGCCAGTCGGTCCGAAGCCAGTGATTTTTTTGCTGCCCGTGGCTGGGACTACATCACCAGTGGTCAACTGGATACGGCTGCCCATCGCTTCAATTTGTCCTGGTTGCTCAATGACCGAAATGCGGATGCCTATTGGGGACTGGGTGTCGTCTGCTATCAGAAGGAAAATCTCACTGATGCCATTCGAATGCTTAAGAAAGGCTTAGCTGTAGAAGATACGAATACAGTGCTGATGACCGACCTGGCAACTGTGCAGATTAAACAGTTTCAGGAAAAAGCTGAACAGGATGTTCTGATGGAAGCTGAACAGAATCTGCAAAAATCACTGGCGATCGGGCCGGCCAATGCGGTATCTTTCCAGAAGCTTTCTTTAGTGAACTTCCTGAAAGCCGATTACGAAAAGGCCTGGGAATATTTTCATCAGGCACGTAGTCTTGATCTTTCTGTGCTGGATCTTAATTTTTTAAACGAACTGCTGACCAAACGTCCTGACCCAAAAGGCGTATTTAAGTAG
- a CDS encoding toxin-antitoxin system YwqK family antitoxin — MFVLLFKRFLVVVLFFKIGTSFAQVQTSQPASLTTAAKPVLAPSGSPGTSFSSVTSSLGLPSMSALKEKKEEYLSKLKGDKEALVSDAMPDLGLKIKQLKKLKSEKKDKKKVSKNEYEGLTMIKAYTKIGSGDRTIVEEFHILKDNDAAKPLPYVRDVYRYYQRSGRVSSSIIKDEGNGLLLHGPYKRYQNGDLIEEGYYYAGMKNGRWEKYDSHFMLTDKSHWDKGIPAESRITFYDSTHRKVKEIIPVEYGKIKGTYMAFHENGLLAEEGKYDNGVKIGRWTEFYPISPSGRRMRKKLSQYASDQWDTDFEPYTISEWDEKGKVTFERAKEKVIQEEETEN, encoded by the coding sequence ATGTTCGTTTTATTATTTAAACGTTTTCTTGTTGTTGTCTTATTTTTTAAAATAGGAACATCGTTTGCGCAGGTTCAAACTTCGCAACCGGCTTCACTGACAACGGCTGCGAAACCAGTACTGGCTCCTTCAGGATCGCCAGGTACGTCGTTTTCGTCAGTCACTTCATCACTTGGCCTGCCATCCATGTCGGCGCTCAAAGAGAAGAAAGAAGAATATCTATCTAAACTGAAGGGTGATAAAGAAGCACTGGTTTCTGATGCCATGCCTGACCTTGGCTTAAAAATAAAACAGTTAAAGAAGCTAAAGTCGGAGAAAAAAGACAAGAAAAAGGTATCGAAAAATGAATATGAAGGCTTAACCATGATTAAAGCCTATACTAAAATCGGGAGTGGCGACCGGACTATTGTTGAGGAGTTTCACATACTGAAAGATAATGATGCTGCCAAACCGCTGCCCTATGTGCGCGATGTATACCGCTATTATCAGCGGAGTGGCCGGGTTTCGAGCTCAATAATAAAGGATGAAGGCAACGGGTTGTTATTGCATGGCCCCTATAAGCGATACCAGAACGGCGATTTGATAGAAGAGGGTTACTATTATGCTGGCATGAAAAACGGCCGATGGGAAAAATATGATTCCCACTTTATGCTTACTGATAAAAGTCACTGGGACAAAGGCATTCCTGCTGAATCGAGAATAACATTTTACGACTCGACTCACAGGAAGGTGAAAGAAATTATACCCGTCGAGTATGGTAAAATTAAGGGCACCTACATGGCTTTTCACGAGAACGGGTTACTCGCTGAAGAAGGCAAATATGACAACGGTGTAAAAATTGGCCGCTGGACGGAGTTTTATCCAATTAGTCCAAGCGGACGCCGAATGCGCAAAAAGCTTTCTCAATATGCCAGCGATCAGTGGGATACTGATTTTGAGCCGTATACAATCAGCGAGTGGGACGAAAAAGGGAAAGTAACCTTCGAGCGTGCCAAGGAAAAAGTAATCCAGGAAGAAGAAACGGAAAATTAG